A window of Marispirochaeta aestuarii contains these coding sequences:
- a CDS encoding TRAP transporter large permease, with the protein MGFVLLALFFILFILGFPVVLSIIIPALLYVFSSGVTLTLVTQRMHYALDSYPFIAVPVFIFVGNLMNSSGVTNRIFKFADTLVGRFPGGLAQVNIFASLIFSGMSGAALADVGGLGQIEIKAMKEKGFRGSFASAVTAASATVGPIFPPSIPLVIYGSVASVSIVKLLLAGIMPAVLAVGAMMIMTGVISVVRGYPRAERWPTVKEVVRDFIPAFPALLTPILLIFGMLSGLFTPTEAASATVVYVFFISLVIYRELTWRHILTALFETVKSTSTIMIIVAAAALFGWILAIEQIPQMFSSFLLSISQNPLVLLLILNILLFIVGMFLDSTTATLLLVPIVVPPLVGAGVNEIHLGIVFIFNIMIGLVTPPMGLSLFLISDIAKVSIKDIMSEVAFYLIPLIGTLLMVTYMPQVVLWIPNMLK; encoded by the coding sequence ATGGGTTTTGTTCTGTTAGCCTTGTTCTTCATTTTATTCATACTGGGTTTTCCAGTCGTTCTTTCCATAATCATTCCCGCACTTCTCTATGTTTTCAGCTCCGGGGTGACCTTGACTCTGGTGACCCAGAGAATGCATTACGCCCTCGATTCATACCCTTTTATTGCGGTTCCTGTATTTATCTTCGTGGGAAACCTCATGAACTCATCGGGGGTTACCAACCGAATATTTAAATTCGCCGATACCCTGGTTGGCCGCTTTCCCGGCGGACTCGCCCAGGTTAATATTTTTGCCAGCCTGATTTTTTCCGGCATGTCAGGCGCCGCCCTGGCGGATGTGGGAGGCCTGGGGCAGATCGAGATCAAGGCCATGAAAGAGAAGGGCTTCAGAGGATCTTTCGCTTCGGCGGTTACCGCCGCCTCCGCTACGGTGGGACCGATCTTTCCGCCCAGTATTCCCCTGGTCATCTACGGCTCCGTAGCGAGTGTCTCCATTGTCAAGCTGCTTCTGGCGGGAATCATGCCCGCGGTGCTGGCTGTGGGTGCCATGATGATAATGACCGGTGTCATCTCCGTTGTGCGGGGATATCCCCGGGCGGAGCGCTGGCCCACCGTAAAAGAGGTGGTCCGGGACTTTATTCCCGCCTTTCCGGCGCTCCTTACACCGATACTGCTGATCTTCGGTATGCTTTCCGGTCTCTTTACCCCCACCGAGGCTGCAAGTGCGACGGTCGTCTATGTCTTTTTTATCAGCCTGGTTATCTACCGTGAGCTTACCTGGCGGCATATTCTTACCGCCCTGTTCGAGACGGTCAAGTCGACCTCTACAATAATGATTATTGTCGCGGCGGCGGCCCTCTTCGGCTGGATTCTTGCCATCGAGCAGATACCCCAGATGTTCTCGAGCTTTCTGCTGTCCATAAGCCAGAATCCCCTTGTGCTGCTGCTGATTCTGAACATCCTGCTCTTTATTGTCGGTATGTTCCTGGACAGTACAACCGCCACTCTGCTGCTGGTCCCCATTGTGGTGCCCCCCCTCGTCGGTGCAGGAGTAAACGAAATCCACCTGGGGATTGTGTTTATCTTCAATATTATGATCGGCCTGGTCACTCCCCCCATGGGGCTCTCCCTCTTCCTGATCAGCGATATAGCCAAGGTCTCCATAAAGGATATCATGAGCGAGGTTGCTTTTTACCTTATCCCGCTGATCGGAACCCTGCTGATGGTCACCTATATGCCGCAGGTTGTCCTGTGGATTCCCAATATGCTCAAGTAA
- a CDS encoding TRAP transporter substrate-binding protein, whose amino-acid sequence MRRVVSLTVLFLLAGFTLWAGGEAEGAAAGEEKLVLTFAHETVEPHPVYLWGERFKENVEKMSGGKMEIDIYPAAELGPAMENAQQAKMGTVDMANLSTPIVQFVDGFGVFDLPFIFKNRDHAYAVAWGEIGEELSRRLIDAHGLRILTYYENGFRQITNNVRPIDKPEDLKGLRIRTPSSEIRVRTFETFGAAASALSFPEVYGALQSGTFDGQENPIINIYSAQLNEVQKYLSITNHVYAFQKTLINEKKYQSLSQEQKDVLHEAAQEASEWVIQFIVDNETDMLNEMVEETGLKVNTANNAAFRKVALEQIWPNYTDRFGELIEKINKAGEQY is encoded by the coding sequence ATGAGACGCGTTGTTTCATTGACGGTGCTGTTTCTGCTTGCAGGTTTTACTCTCTGGGCAGGCGGTGAAGCCGAAGGGGCTGCCGCGGGTGAAGAGAAGCTGGTGCTTACCTTTGCCCATGAAACCGTCGAACCCCATCCGGTGTATCTGTGGGGAGAACGTTTCAAGGAAAATGTGGAAAAGATGAGCGGTGGTAAGATGGAAATCGATATTTATCCCGCGGCAGAGCTGGGCCCGGCCATGGAGAATGCTCAGCAGGCCAAGATGGGGACTGTGGATATGGCGAATCTGTCTACCCCGATCGTTCAGTTTGTAGATGGTTTTGGAGTCTTCGATCTTCCCTTCATTTTCAAGAACCGGGACCATGCCTACGCTGTAGCCTGGGGAGAAATTGGAGAAGAGCTTTCCCGGAGGCTGATTGACGCCCATGGACTGCGGATCCTGACCTATTATGAAAACGGATTCCGGCAGATCACCAACAATGTTCGTCCCATTGATAAGCCTGAGGATCTCAAGGGATTGAGAATACGGACACCAAGCAGCGAAATCAGGGTCAGGACTTTCGAGACCTTCGGCGCAGCGGCCAGTGCTCTCTCCTTCCCTGAAGTGTATGGTGCTCTGCAGTCAGGTACCTTCGACGGTCAGGAAAACCCCATAATCAACATCTACTCTGCCCAGCTGAATGAAGTGCAGAAGTATCTGTCCATAACCAATCACGTGTATGCATTCCAGAAAACCCTTATCAATGAAAAGAAGTACCAGAGCCTCAGTCAGGAGCAGAAGGATGTTCTTCACGAGGCAGCCCAGGAAGCCAGCGAATGGGTCATTCAATTTATCGTGGACAATGAGACCGACATGCTCAACGAAATGGTTGAAGAGACGGGACTCAAGGTCAATACCGCCAACAATGCCGCTTTCCGAAAGGTTGCCCTGGAGCAGATCTGGCCCAATTACACCGACCGTTTTGGTGAACTTATCGAAAAGATTAATAAGGCAGGGGAGCAGTACTGA
- a CDS encoding TRAP transporter small permease — MRRIIRLLENITRATSLAALLIMVFVVVLQVTARYVFRRPVGWTEEIALATMIWITFFGSFLAFVEKKHMRISLLYSVLKPSLQRSVLVAGDFFVIILNVYVIHYGLLFAGAFRNLSSPYLGIPMFYQYMIIPIAAFLWIIYLIFEIIEILRNSDYWYYLEEAGGPVGISRKDSEQEHNG, encoded by the coding sequence ATGCGCAGAATAATACGCTTGCTTGAAAATATTACCAGGGCAACATCCCTTGCCGCGTTATTAATTATGGTCTTTGTTGTCGTACTGCAGGTTACGGCCCGGTATGTTTTCAGACGCCCCGTGGGGTGGACCGAAGAGATCGCCCTTGCCACCATGATCTGGATTACCTTTTTCGGTTCTTTTCTTGCCTTTGTGGAAAAGAAACATATGAGAATCTCGCTGCTCTACAGCGTACTCAAGCCCTCTCTGCAGCGCTCTGTTCTTGTGGCGGGAGATTTTTTTGTGATTATACTGAACGTTTATGTAATCCACTACGGACTGCTCTTCGCGGGTGCGTTTCGCAATCTGAGCAGTCCCTATCTGGGGATTCCCATGTTCTATCAGTACATGATTATTCCCATTGCTGCTTTTCTGTGGATTATATATCTCATTTTCGAAATTATCGAAATCCTCCGGAACAGTGATTACTGGTACTACCTGGAGGAAGCCGGCGGGCCCGTCGGGATTTCCAGGAAAGATTCGGAACAGGAACACAACGGATAG
- a CDS encoding SDR family NAD(P)-dependent oxidoreductase, whose amino-acid sequence MSDLDRVFEQAKTVTDRFRLSGRSALVVGGTKGLGQAMALGLAAAGADVCVSGRGPAGLTETAEAINRLGRKGTSFAADVTEEKKVEELMSFMEETYGGIDILVNSQGIVHLQSSTEFDTAAWQRVMDVNLKSIMLTCKYAGRYMLEKKRGKIINISSVRGFQGRAEDLAYAPSKGAVNQITRSLAIEWGPKGVNVNGIAPVFTLTAINKKILSNPEMKNWVLGRIPMKRLGELEDIMGPVIFLASDASDFVNGHILPVDGGWLGA is encoded by the coding sequence GTGTCAGACCTGGATAGAGTGTTTGAACAGGCGAAGACGGTTACCGACAGGTTCCGCCTCAGCGGCAGGAGTGCCCTTGTAGTCGGCGGAACCAAGGGGCTGGGACAGGCCATGGCATTGGGGCTTGCCGCTGCGGGGGCTGACGTGTGTGTATCCGGCCGCGGACCCGCCGGTTTGACGGAAACAGCCGAGGCGATAAACCGTCTCGGACGAAAAGGAACCAGTTTCGCGGCGGATGTTACGGAGGAGAAAAAAGTTGAAGAGCTGATGTCCTTCATGGAGGAGACCTATGGAGGGATCGATATCCTGGTCAACAGTCAGGGGATCGTCCACCTGCAGTCCTCCACCGAGTTCGATACCGCTGCCTGGCAGAGGGTCATGGATGTGAATCTCAAGTCCATAATGCTTACCTGCAAGTATGCCGGGCGTTATATGCTGGAAAAAAAACGGGGAAAGATTATCAATATTTCTTCCGTCAGAGGTTTTCAAGGCAGGGCTGAGGATCTTGCCTATGCTCCCAGCAAGGGGGCAGTTAACCAGATAACCAGATCCCTTGCCATAGAATGGGGTCCCAAGGGGGTAAATGTAAACGGTATCGCACCTGTTTTTACCCTTACGGCGATAAATAAAAAGATTCTTTCCAACCCGGAAATGAAGAACTGGGTCTTAGGCAGGATACCCATGAAACGTCTTGGAGAACTGGAAGACATTATGGGGCCGGTAATTTTTTTGGCCTCCGATGCTTCGGATTTTGTCAACGGACATATCCTGCCCGTGGACGGCGGTTGGCTGGGGGCCTGA
- a CDS encoding TRAP transporter substrate-binding protein: MKAKYLSLLLVLVIAAPMVFAGGGQEASSQGTEPIVLKYAHVGIAGEIQTKYADTLAKRIEEKSDGRVKLQVYPNSQLGGVSEMVDGIKSGAIDMGHHDFSSLGKYMTDMSVFNSPFIYRDVDHAIKAGDPNVSPVAQEFSEELVDIAGIRLLGVHYRGARQLSATYPVYSPADMKGKKFRGVPVQLWMTMIEGMGAIPTPVEITELHTALMTGVVLGQENPLENIYAQKFYEVQDYIMMTSHMHAVLVTFINEKSWQKIPEADQALIKEAMVEVRDESVEWVAAVNDEVKQKLMDEGMTFIDESNGLKIDEFREAVLAKLYQDFPNWKPYVERIQQIK; the protein is encoded by the coding sequence ATGAAGGCAAAATATCTGTCGCTGCTGCTGGTACTGGTGATTGCAGCCCCGATGGTATTCGCAGGCGGAGGGCAGGAAGCTTCTTCCCAGGGCACGGAACCCATTGTTCTGAAGTATGCCCATGTCGGTATCGCCGGAGAAATTCAGACAAAGTATGCGGACACCCTTGCAAAGAGAATTGAAGAAAAGAGCGACGGAAGAGTAAAGCTTCAGGTTTATCCCAATTCCCAGCTGGGCGGTGTCAGTGAAATGGTGGACGGGATCAAGTCAGGGGCCATCGATATGGGACACCACGACTTTTCCTCCCTCGGCAAGTATATGACCGACATGTCGGTTTTCAACTCTCCCTTTATCTACAGGGATGTTGATCATGCCATCAAAGCCGGTGACCCCAATGTCTCTCCCGTTGCCCAGGAGTTCAGTGAAGAACTGGTGGACATAGCAGGTATCCGGCTCCTCGGCGTGCACTACCGCGGCGCCCGGCAGCTCTCTGCCACATATCCCGTCTATTCTCCCGCCGACATGAAGGGTAAAAAGTTCCGGGGTGTTCCCGTTCAGCTGTGGATGACCATGATCGAAGGTATGGGCGCTATTCCTACCCCTGTTGAGATCACCGAACTTCATACGGCCCTTATGACCGGTGTTGTTCTTGGTCAGGAAAATCCGCTGGAAAACATCTATGCCCAGAAATTCTACGAAGTTCAGGACTACATCATGATGACCAGTCACATGCACGCTGTTCTGGTAACCTTCATCAACGAGAAGTCCTGGCAGAAAATCCCCGAAGCCGACCAGGCGCTGATCAAGGAAGCAATGGTTGAGGTACGGGATGAATCGGTAGAATGGGTCGCGGCCGTAAACGACGAGGTCAAGCAGAAACTGATGGACGAAGGCATGACCTTTATCGACGAGTCCAACGGCCTCAAGATCGACGAGTTCCGCGAAGCCGTACTGGCCAAGCTGTACCAGGATTTCCCCAACTGGAAACCCTATGTAGAGAGAATTCAGCAGATCAAGTAA
- a CDS encoding AEC family transporter, whose protein sequence is MNPQTLFIPVLYSLLQLAGIVAIGVLAGRFGGWPKDFYRSLSRLIVQVAFPLYFFARIAKIDAAEIKGAFLFPLAAVVIIAAALAVSVLVFRFLPGSRQERRTYIALSSFGNSGMIPLTITELLPLSLPLFAEQLAPNLPSMYVGAYILAETPILWSIGNFLITGQGRLPKVREIITPPLIGILAGTAAAVSGLNTLFESEDQLLHHLLRSLELLGSLTFPLILFILGTQIGQLQLNRASIGRLLPGTLLVSLVRFFLLPGIFVLIMRIPAFEGRLSFSQKWILFLEMTTPPATNLSLIASKAGMQEDHVSFTILLNYLLYLLVLPLYIVLVFGL, encoded by the coding sequence GTGAACCCTCAGACCCTGTTCATACCAGTCCTGTATTCTCTTCTGCAGCTGGCCGGTATTGTGGCCATTGGAGTCCTGGCCGGCCGCTTCGGCGGCTGGCCGAAGGATTTCTATCGCTCCTTAAGCCGCCTGATTGTTCAGGTGGCTTTTCCTCTCTATTTTTTTGCCCGTATTGCAAAGATCGATGCCGCGGAAATAAAGGGTGCCTTTCTTTTTCCTCTGGCGGCTGTGGTCATTATCGCGGCGGCCCTGGCGGTTTCGGTTCTGGTTTTTCGTTTTCTTCCCGGATCCAGGCAGGAGAGAAGAACCTATATCGCTCTTTCCTCCTTCGGAAACTCCGGGATGATACCCCTTACCATAACCGAGCTTCTGCCCCTTTCCCTGCCGCTCTTTGCTGAACAGCTTGCACCGAACCTTCCCTCCATGTACGTGGGAGCCTACATTCTGGCGGAAACGCCGATTCTCTGGTCCATCGGCAATTTTCTGATAACCGGGCAGGGCAGGCTTCCCAAAGTGCGGGAAATCATTACACCGCCTCTCATTGGAATCCTTGCGGGAACAGCCGCGGCAGTAAGCGGTTTGAACACCCTTTTCGAGTCAGAGGATCAGCTGCTTCATCATCTGCTGCGCTCCCTTGAACTTCTTGGTTCCCTGACTTTTCCCCTCATTCTCTTCATCCTGGGGACTCAGATCGGGCAGCTGCAGCTGAATCGCGCTAGTATCGGCAGACTGCTGCCCGGTACACTGCTTGTTTCTCTTGTCCGTTTCTTTCTGCTTCCCGGAATCTTTGTTCTGATTATGAGGATTCCCGCATTTGAGGGGCGCTTGTCCTTCAGTCAGAAATGGATACTTTTTCTTGAAATGACGACACCCCCGGCTACGAATTTATCCCTCATCGCATCCAAGGCGGGAATGCAGGAGGATCATGTCTCTTTTACCATTCTCCTGAATTACCTGCTGTATCTGCTTGTTTTACCCCTGTATATCGTTCTTGTCTTCGGACTGTGA
- a CDS encoding PPC domain-containing DNA-binding protein, which produces MLAIPAANGIECYMISFRRGELIIEELRKFLKEKNIDAGVFTSGIGSFDICNLHAITSTGLPPVDKYYNLEGPVEVGSLGGSVAGGEPHIHVVVSDPPNDKVYVGHLEPGSRCCYRVEVGLIAFKGVKTTRVTDERTGLIDIVEA; this is translated from the coding sequence ATGTTAGCCATACCTGCTGCCAATGGAATCGAATGTTACATGATCTCGTTCCGCCGGGGCGAACTTATCATCGAAGAACTCAGAAAGTTTTTAAAGGAGAAGAATATCGACGCTGGAGTTTTTACCTCCGGTATAGGCTCTTTCGATATCTGCAATCTGCATGCCATTACCAGTACCGGACTTCCCCCGGTGGATAAATACTATAACCTGGAAGGCCCGGTTGAGGTTGGTTCTCTGGGCGGCTCCGTTGCCGGGGGAGAACCCCATATTCACGTAGTCGTTTCCGACCCTCCCAATGACAAGGTGTATGTCGGACACCTGGAACCCGGTTCCCGCTGCTGTTACCGTGTCGAGGTTGGGCTTATTGCCTTCAAAGGGGTAAAAACTACCAGAGTGACAGACGAGAGAACCGGACTTATCGACATCGTGGAGGCCTAG
- a CDS encoding TRAP transporter small permease: MKAFIRNLDKYLGTFFLASLILLVIAQIVMRVVFLAPLKGAEELVRYFLICVVFFGAPYAAREGGHIRMEELQTWFPFWLRYPVRLLSFLSAAVVFGIVAYGSVLTLMQNLANRTATLSIPFPIFIMPTVLGFILLTVAYTRMFIRFLRHPDVPWSKNKP; the protein is encoded by the coding sequence ATGAAGGCCTTTATCCGAAATTTGGATAAGTATCTCGGTACATTCTTTCTTGCAAGCCTCATTCTGCTGGTAATTGCACAGATCGTCATGCGGGTGGTTTTTCTGGCTCCCCTTAAAGGTGCTGAGGAGCTGGTACGCTACTTTCTGATCTGCGTGGTTTTTTTTGGTGCACCCTATGCTGCAAGGGAGGGCGGGCATATAAGAATGGAAGAGCTGCAGACGTGGTTTCCCTTCTGGCTTCGCTATCCTGTCCGGCTGCTTTCGTTTCTCAGTGCCGCCGTGGTCTTCGGGATCGTTGCCTACGGATCGGTTTTAACCCTGATGCAGAACCTCGCAAACCGGACTGCAACCCTGTCGATTCCTTTTCCCATATTCATTATGCCGACCGTTTTGGGATTCATTCTGCTGACCGTGGCTTACACAAGGATGTTCATACGCTTTCTCAGGCATCCTGATGTCCCCTGGTCGAAAAACAAGCCGTAA